One genomic window of Eisenibacter elegans DSM 3317 includes the following:
- a CDS encoding tRNA-(ms[2]io[6]A)-hydroxylase, with translation MLGLKLPTDPRWVNIAEKNIEEILVDHAYCEQKAASTCISLIVQYPTHPELVEKLTPIVTEEWGHFRMVLNELKKRGYALGPKRTDEYVVKLSQHIRKGNTFQLLDKLLVCALIEARSCERFRLLSLHIADERLKQFYHDLMISEAGHYVNFVDLAKSYYPEAEVKQRLEELLGIEAEIIQGLEMRADRMH, from the coding sequence ATGCTAGGACTCAAACTGCCTACCGACCCACGCTGGGTCAATATCGCCGAAAAAAATATCGAAGAGATTTTGGTAGACCACGCCTACTGCGAGCAAAAAGCAGCCTCGACCTGTATCTCCTTGATTGTACAATATCCTACACATCCTGAGTTGGTCGAAAAGCTTACGCCTATCGTTACGGAAGAATGGGGGCACTTTCGGATGGTGCTCAATGAGCTCAAGAAGCGAGGCTATGCGCTAGGCCCCAAACGCACAGATGAGTACGTTGTAAAGCTCTCCCAACATATCCGCAAAGGCAACACCTTTCAGCTACTAGACAAGCTCTTGGTCTGTGCCCTGATAGAAGCCCGTAGCTGCGAGCGATTCCGGCTCTTGTCTTTGCATATTGCCGACGAGCGACTAAAGCAGTTTTATCACGACTTGATGATTTCGGAGGCCGGGCATTATGTCAATTTTGTAGATTTGGCCAAAAGCTATTATCCCGAAGCCGAAGTAAAACAAAGGCTGGAAGAGCTACTCGGTATTGAGGCCGAAATCATACAAGGGCTTGAGATGCGTGCAGACCGTATGCACTAA
- a CDS encoding cytidine deaminase: protein MTQQHLTLTYERLHSIEAFPTDEQTLIRAAQAACHTAYAPYSGFWVGAALLLANGEIVSGSNQENGAYPSGLCAERVAFFQASSRYKDVPILKAAVVAYSPQSGKHLPANPCGGCRQVMVEYEQKQAQDIGLIILAEPEVYYRFERVQTLMPFGFVADFLKQA, encoded by the coding sequence ATGACTCAACAGCACCTTACCCTTACCTACGAGCGCCTCCATAGCATAGAGGCATTTCCAACAGACGAACAAACCCTGATACGTGCAGCTCAGGCTGCTTGCCATACTGCCTATGCGCCTTATTCGGGCTTTTGGGTCGGCGCGGCGTTATTGTTGGCCAACGGGGAGATTGTCAGTGGTAGCAACCAAGAAAACGGGGCGTATCCCTCGGGGCTTTGCGCCGAGCGTGTGGCCTTTTTTCAGGCCAGCAGCCGCTACAAGGATGTTCCCATTCTCAAAGCGGCTGTGGTCGCTTATAGCCCCCAATCGGGCAAACACCTGCCAGCCAACCCTTGTGGCGGCTGTAGGCAAGTGATGGTAGAATATGAACAAAAGCAAGCACAAGACATTGGCCTGATTATTCTGGCAGAGCCAGAAGTATATTACCGCTTTGAGCGTGTGCAGACCTTGATGCCCTTTGGTTTTGTGGCTGATTTTCTGAAGCAGGCCTAA
- the lpxK gene encoding tetraacyldisaccharide 4'-kinase, protein MALIRIALFPLALIYQCVTDLRNVLYEFGLKKSTKAAKPAICVGNLTVGGTGKTPHVEYLIQLLKPHYKLATLSRGYGRKTKGFLLASPALNAADLGDEPMQFYQKFGQEVYVAVGEKRVPALVQLTDEHPDVELILLDDAFQHRALKPHFNLLLTDYRRLFYQDFVLPAGRLRESRRHAKRANAVVVTKCPPHLSPSERCDIQKQVRAYTPPETPVFFTYIRYGLPLPLWTETPAIEQYLSHVKDSQQLRITLVTGIAHTQPLTQFLRQHYTIKQHFSFKDHHHYSPQDLKNIQQGFQKQLASSFDIILTTEKDAVKWQSPELAAILQELPVYYLPIEIDFLADKEEFDALIVKQVKKYAKQIENF, encoded by the coding sequence ATGGCACTGATAAGGATAGCGCTCTTCCCATTGGCCTTGATATACCAATGTGTAACAGATTTGCGCAATGTATTGTATGAATTTGGGCTTAAAAAATCTACCAAAGCTGCCAAACCAGCTATTTGTGTAGGCAACTTGACTGTGGGCGGTACGGGCAAAACCCCACACGTAGAGTACCTCATACAGCTCCTCAAGCCGCACTACAAGCTGGCTACCCTCAGTCGAGGTTATGGGCGCAAGACCAAAGGCTTTTTGCTAGCCTCTCCTGCCCTCAATGCGGCTGATTTGGGAGATGAACCAATGCAGTTTTACCAGAAATTTGGCCAAGAGGTGTATGTGGCTGTGGGCGAAAAACGCGTGCCGGCCTTGGTGCAGCTCACCGACGAACACCCTGATGTAGAGCTGATTTTATTGGACGATGCTTTCCAGCATCGGGCGCTGAAGCCTCATTTCAACTTATTGTTGACAGACTACCGGCGTTTGTTTTACCAAGACTTCGTGTTGCCTGCCGGGCGCTTGCGCGAAAGCCGCCGCCATGCCAAACGCGCCAACGCGGTAGTGGTTACCAAATGCCCTCCGCACCTTAGCCCTTCCGAACGTTGCGATATTCAGAAGCAAGTTCGTGCCTATACCCCCCCCGAAACCCCTGTATTTTTTACGTATATCCGTTATGGATTGCCTTTGCCCTTATGGACCGAAACCCCAGCCATAGAGCAATACCTGTCGCACGTAAAAGACAGCCAACAACTCCGCATTACGCTTGTAACAGGAATCGCCCATACACAACCTTTGACCCAGTTTTTGCGACAACATTATACCATCAAACAACATTTTAGCTTCAAAGATCACCACCACTACAGCCCCCAAGACCTCAAAAACATACAGCAAGGCTTCCAGAAACAGTTGGCCTCTTCTTTTGATATTATCTTGACTACCGAAAAAGATGCCGTCAAATGGCAATCGCCCGAACTGGCCGCTATCTTACAAGAACTCCCTGTATATTACCTCCCTATAGAGATTGATTTTTTGGCTGATAAAGAGGAGTTTGATGCCTTGATTGTTAAACAAGTTAAAAAGTACGCTAAGCAGATAGAAAATTTCTAA